The stretch of DNA CGGTCCGGGTGCCTTCACGGACGGGGCCATCGACGCGCTGCGTCTTGAGGGCTTGGTCGGCGTGAGTGACTGGAGTGTCGCGCGGGTCCTGTATCGACTCGAGGGCTTCAACGGCTACGGCTACCACGCCAAAGGCGTGAATTCCCCCTATCTGTGGGGCGGCTCGACCGCCTATGGGCCGCCGAACGCGCGCAGCGGCAAGTTCGTGCGCGATCATGTCTTCGACCCGAACGCGGTCGATACCCAGATCGGCACCGCCGTGATCCTGAAGGCGCTCCTCGAGCTCGACCCGAGCATTGAGATCGCCGCGCCGCTCACCGCCGACGTTGATCCGCCGCGTCAGCCGGACGATGAACTCGCCGAAAGCACGCTGTGGATCCAGCAGACCCTCAACCGTCTCGGCGTGACGCCCCGCCTCGTCGAGGATGGGCGGAACGGTCGTCGGACCATGGCTGCCGTGGCACAGTTTCAGGCCCAGCGCGGCCTCGACGACACCGGCGTCGCGGACGTCCGCACCGTCGCTGCCCTTCAGGAGGCCCTGCGGCCGTCGGCGCCGGACACCGAAGTGTTGACGCGCCTCGACGCGCTGGAGCGGCACGTCGCCGTGAGCGCCGCTGTGACACCGCAAGCCATGCCGGCGCAGCCGATGATCCTGACGCCCGCGACCGTCGCGCCGTCCGTCGACCTGGCGGCACGGGTCGAAGAGCTGTTCCACGACCTGCGCCGGCAGATTGACGGGGCGCGGATCGCAGCGGGGCCACCGGTTCCGGGGACAGCGCCGAACCCGATCCCGGGGGCGCCCCTCGGGCAGGTCAATGGCGCGCTTGGGCAGACGATCGGGCAACTGCTCGACGGTAAGAAGTCTGCCCTCGGCATCATCGGAGCTGTGGTGACGCAGATCTTAGCGCAGGTGCCGCCGACGACGGGCCTCGGCCAGGTTCTCACGCAGATCACCCCGGCTTTCGGGCTCAGCCCCTACACGATGCCAATCTTCCTCGGCCTCACCGCCTGGGGCCTGCTCGGCAAGCTTGAGAAATGGGCCAGCGTCGCCGCCAAGCCGGCTGCGTAGCATGCGCTGTTCTGAGACGTCAGGACGACGCGTGTCGCGTTCGCGGGCGAGGCGGCATGGCGGACGGCTGGCCATGGGCACGCAGCGACCGACCAGATCTGGCCGAAAGCAGAACGGCAGCTTTCGATTTGGTGTCGCGGCAAAACTGACGCTGATGACAACCAGAAAAACGACTGCACAATGCTCAAAACGTGTCAGACGCCCTTCATTTATTCTGGATACCTGCCTTGTCGAATGCGACGTGGCCTCCGAAGCATACGACACGATTCTGCTGCTGTTTGACGAAGGTAGGATCCAGCCGGAACGAGCCACTCTCAGTCCAGATCGAACCCGCCCGGCCATTTACCCATTCGTCAGGTGGCAAGAGCGTCGAGCCGATGGTCGTCACGTCCCAGATGCCGTAGTGATGCGGGACGATGATCCGCGCGTTAAGTTTCGCGGCGACGGCGTCGGCCTGCGCGTAGCTTAGGACATGCTGCGAGCCGTCTACTGGAAGGAGTAGGACGTCGATTGCTCCGAGCTGCTTCCATATATGATCCGGCGGATCCGGGCGGTTGTCACCCCAGTGCAGGATGCGCAGGCCCGCCACTTGGATGATTAGGAGGCAGTTGTCGAATGACCGCCAGTTGTCCGGCGGCGTGGTTTTCACCGCGGTGAGCCGCCGCGTCATCTCCGCCCAGTCGTAGGCGTTGTGTGTGCTGTCAGAGACGTGCTTGTCGGCGATCCCAGTGACTCGTACATCAGCGAATGTGTAGGAGCCGATCAAACGGTCCAGAATCGTGTGCGCGCTCACCTGATGGACACCGTCGTGGTCGAAATGTGCGTGCGTGGAGAGGGCGACGTCCACGGAGATGTGCGGGAAATCGTAGAGATACCAGTTCAATTTCCCCCATGGTGGATTGCGCCACGGATCGATTAACAGGGTGAGGCCGGACGGAGCGGTGATC from Methylobacterium sp. PvR107 encodes:
- a CDS encoding peptidoglycan-binding protein → MASFKDYRDEYERIWGSLQVRPERAEAVRKVAQRLAAGKARYQEVETRVGVPWWFIGLCHYRESSFNFDTYLGNGQPLDRRTTIVPKGRGPFTGPGAFTDGAIDALRLEGLVGVSDWSVARVLYRLEGFNGYGYHAKGVNSPYLWGGSTAYGPPNARSGKFVRDHVFDPNAVDTQIGTAVILKALLELDPSIEIAAPLTADVDPPRQPDDELAESTLWIQQTLNRLGVTPRLVEDGRNGRRTMAAVAQFQAQRGLDDTGVADVRTVAALQEALRPSAPDTEVLTRLDALERHVAVSAAVTPQAMPAQPMILTPATVAPSVDLAARVEELFHDLRRQIDGARIAAGPPVPGTAPNPIPGAPLGQVNGALGQTIGQLLDGKKSALGIIGAVVTQILAQVPPTTGLGQVLTQITPAFGLSPYTMPIFLGLTAWGLLGKLEKWASVAAKPAA
- a CDS encoding MBL fold metallo-hydrolase, coding for MQDRTKEGLWAWRQPENHNHMIALQERAGDASPHHNHVELGYFGGSAFRITAPSGLTLLIDPWRNPPWGKLNWYLYDFPHISVDVALSTHAHFDHDGVHQVSAHTILDRLIGSYTFADVRVTGIADKHVSDSTHNAYDWAEMTRRLTAVKTTPPDNWRSFDNCLLIIQVAGLRILHWGDNRPDPPDHIWKQLGAIDVLLLPVDGSQHVLSYAQADAVAAKLNARIIVPHHYGIWDVTTIGSTLLPPDEWVNGRAGSIWTESGSFRLDPTFVKQQQNRVVCFGGHVAFDKAGIQNK